The proteins below come from a single Streptomyces tubercidicus genomic window:
- a CDS encoding methyltransferase — protein MQEEPVSVMPIMNMVYGLWVSQTLVTAHERDVFGRFAKRPGMTPAELAGDMGLEERPVEQLVTACAGLGLLERDGEGYRNTPMTHRYLLRGGEDYVGGWVEIVSRHDYPGWLRLDEALRTNRPTAWDSEQRDSLFDDENPVVVESFWEGMSAISRPTARALADAVDLSGDLSLLDVGGGGGAYAIELSRAYPSLHATIFDLPFVCDLTRKKVEQAGFGDRISFAAGDFFTDPLPTNQDAVLLSMILHDWDVDQCKRILRNCYEALAPGGRLLISELLVADAKDGPLDATLMSLSMLVETFGRNYTGAEYRDWLLETGFTDVEIRSFAAPAANGVIVARKP, from the coding sequence ATGCAGGAAGAACCTGTATCGGTCATGCCGATCATGAACATGGTCTACGGCCTGTGGGTGTCCCAGACGCTCGTGACCGCGCACGAACGCGACGTGTTCGGGCGCTTCGCCAAGCGCCCGGGCATGACGCCGGCCGAACTGGCCGGCGACATGGGCCTGGAGGAACGCCCGGTCGAGCAACTGGTCACCGCCTGCGCGGGGCTGGGCCTGCTGGAGCGTGACGGCGAGGGGTACCGCAACACGCCGATGACCCACCGGTACCTGCTTCGTGGAGGTGAGGACTACGTCGGCGGCTGGGTGGAGATCGTCTCGCGCCATGACTACCCCGGCTGGCTGCGGCTGGACGAGGCGCTGCGCACGAACCGCCCGACCGCCTGGGACAGCGAACAGCGTGACTCGTTGTTCGACGATGAGAACCCCGTGGTCGTGGAGTCGTTCTGGGAGGGCATGAGCGCGATTTCCAGGCCCACGGCGCGGGCTTTGGCGGACGCGGTCGACCTGTCGGGCGACCTGTCGCTACTGGACGTGGGAGGAGGGGGCGGAGCCTACGCGATCGAACTGAGCCGGGCGTACCCGTCCCTGCACGCCACGATCTTCGACCTTCCCTTCGTGTGCGACCTGACGCGTAAGAAGGTCGAGCAGGCGGGCTTCGGCGACCGCATCTCCTTCGCCGCCGGCGACTTCTTCACCGACCCGCTGCCCACCAACCAGGACGCCGTGCTGCTCTCGATGATCCTGCACGACTGGGACGTCGATCAGTGCAAGAGGATCCTGCGCAACTGCTACGAGGCACTCGCTCCCGGCGGGCGCCTGCTGATCAGCGAGCTGCTGGTTGCTGACGCCAAGGACGGCCCGCTCGACGCCACGCTGATGAGCTTGTCCATGCTGGTAGAGACCTTCGGCCGCAACTACACCGGGGCCGAGTACCGCGACTGGCTGCTGGAGACCGGCTTCACCGACGTCGAGATACGCTCCTTCGCCGCACCGGCCGCCAACGGAGTCATCGTCGCCCGGAAGCCGTGA